TCATCCCGGCGATCGAGAGCGCCCACGCGATCGCGGGCGCGCTGAAGGTCGCGAAGGACCGGCCGGGCCAGACCCTGCTGGTCAACCTCTCGGGCCGCGGCGACAAGGACATGGGCACCGCCATGGAGTGGTTCCACCTCGGTGAGGCGGGGGAGAAGAAGTGACCAGCACGAGCACCGCGTTCGCGAAGGCGCGGGCCGAGGGTCGCGCTGCCCTCGTCGGCTACCTGCCCGCGGGCTTCCCCGACGTCGACGGCAGCATCGCCGCGCTCAAGGCCATGGTCGACGCCGGCTGCGACGTCATCGAGATCGGCCTGCCCTACAGCGACCCGGTGATGGACGGCCCGACGATCCAGGCCGCCGCGCAGCAGGCGCTCGAGGCGGGGGTGCGCACCACCGACGTGCTGCGCACGGTCGAGGCGGTCGCGGCGACCGGTGTGCCGACGCTCGTGATGACCTACTGGAACCCCATCGAGAGGTACGGCGTCGAGCGGTTCGCCCAGGACCTGGCGGACGCCGGGGGAGCGGGCCTGATCACGCCCGACCTCACGCCCGACTTCGCTCCCGAGTGGATCGCGGCCGCCGACGCGCGCGACCTCGACAAGGTCTTCCTCGTCGCGCCGTCGTCGACCGACGAGCGGATCGCCCTGACCACGGCCGCCTCGCGCGGCTTCGTCTACGCGACCGGGATCATGGGCGTCACCGGCACGACGCAGGCCACGGCCGCCGGGGTGGCGCCGCTGATCGAGCGCACCAAGGCGCTGAGCCCGAACGGCGGGGCCGACCTTCCCGTGAGCGTCGGGGTCGGGGTGAGCACCGGTGCGCAGGCGGCCGCCCTGGCGGCGTACGCCGACGGCGTGATCGTCGGCTCGGCGTTCGTCCGGACCCTGCTGGACCACCCGGACGACCGGGCGGCGGGCCTCGCGGCGCTGAAGTCCCTGACCGAGGAGCTGGCGGGGGGCGTTCGTGCGTAGGCTCGCAGTGCTGTGCGCACTGCTCGGCCTGGTGATGGCCGCCTGCGGCACGGCCGACGAGAAGGCCGAGTTCACCGGCACCCGGCTGGAGCAGCCCTACCAGGCGCCGGACATCGCGCTGACCGACACCGACGGGAAGCCGTACTCGCTCGCGGCCAGCACCGACAAGCCGCTCACCCTGGTCTTCTTCGGCTACACCAACTGCCCGGACTTCTGCCCGCTGGTGCTCAACAACATCGCGGCCGGGCTCAACCAGCTCGACGCCGCCGACCGCAAGAAGGTCGACGTCGTGCTGGTCACGACGGACCCCGAGCGCGACGACGAGAAGACCATGCGCGCCTATCTCGACCGCTACGACAAGTCGTTCATCGGCCTGACCGGCGACCTCGACACGATCATCGAGCTCGGCGAGCCGATCCACGTCTACGTCAACGACGGCAAGAAGCTGCCGACCGGGGGCTACGACCTCGGCGGCCACTCGACCTTCACCCTGGCCATCGACAGCCACGACGAGGCCGTCGTCCTGTGGAACCAGGAGACCTCGGCCGCCGAGTTCGCGGCGGACATCCACACCCTGCTCACCGAGGACTGACCCGTGCTGCCCCAGCTGATCACCGCCACGATCCCGAGCCCGGCCAACGGCGTGTGGCACATCGGGCCGTTCCCGCTGCGCGGCTACGCGCTGTGCATCATCCTCGGCATCGTC
Above is a genomic segment from Nocardioides aromaticivorans containing:
- a CDS encoding SCO family protein, which translates into the protein MRRLAVLCALLGLVMAACGTADEKAEFTGTRLEQPYQAPDIALTDTDGKPYSLAASTDKPLTLVFFGYTNCPDFCPLVLNNIAAGLNQLDAADRKKVDVVLVTTDPERDDEKTMRAYLDRYDKSFIGLTGDLDTIIELGEPIHVYVNDGKKLPTGGYDLGGHSTFTLAIDSHDEAVVLWNQETSAAEFAADIHTLLTED
- the trpA gene encoding tryptophan synthase subunit alpha translates to MTSTSTAFAKARAEGRAALVGYLPAGFPDVDGSIAALKAMVDAGCDVIEIGLPYSDPVMDGPTIQAAAQQALEAGVRTTDVLRTVEAVAATGVPTLVMTYWNPIERYGVERFAQDLADAGGAGLITPDLTPDFAPEWIAAADARDLDKVFLVAPSSTDERIALTTAASRGFVYATGIMGVTGTTQATAAGVAPLIERTKALSPNGGADLPVSVGVGVSTGAQAAALAAYADGVIVGSAFVRTLLDHPDDRAAGLAALKSLTEELAGGVRA